The Erinaceus europaeus chromosome 4, mEriEur2.1, whole genome shotgun sequence genomic sequence attaattcaccacttttgaagcttcttccctgcaggttgggaaagAACTATCTTTATAACTACAGCTTACCTTCTTTAAAAGTCTGTACTTATTTACGGGCAAGAGAGAAAACCACAGTGTCACTCTAGCACATGGGATACTAGGGgtaggactcaggacctcatgcttgagatttcagtattttatccactggcccacctccctggcccaagCACCGGACCTTTTAATGATGGTGAGGCCACACAAAGGCAAGTTCTTCCTGGTTGTGAAAAAGTTATTTTGGGTTGTGACCTGACATTTTCTTAACAATCTTCAGTTtagttttgttccttttttaaaataaaggtaatttccATTAATTTTAATTGCCCACAGAACTGTTCTCTCATAACCGTTTTAAAAAAGCTGAAACAACTCACAGTGAACCAGCTAAACTATGCTTTCTTAAATTGGATTCACTAACTTCTAAAGAAATCAGGCTTTAGGAGGGATAGCTCAGTCTGCTAGAGCACTAACATATTCTTGAGGCTTTGGAGGGCACTGGTTTGATTCCCTGTAGCACTTTATTCCAGAATTTTCATTCTCTCCTTCCACTTCATAGTAAATAACAATGAAACAAAGATCCATACCTTTTTAAAGTTTGATATCTGAATATAACTTCTAACTACATCAGAATTTACTATTTTAAATCTATGACAAAGTTTAAATTTCTACATTtttgctttttcatttcttttaacttATGTTCTTTACATTATTGTGTGTGGAAGAAGTTGTGTTTCTCCTCTAAGCATGTGTTTGTACAGCCAGGATAAACATAtattaaggggaaaaaatatcagGGTCACAAAACTGATTACTAATTCCAAAATGAATCCAACATTACATCAGAGAGTGTGCTAAGCAGTGAGTTGGTAAATATTGAACTGCTACAATGCATGAAAAGATAAAGGACTAATACAGCATGTGAATATTTacatgagaattaaaaaaaaaaacttcacattttttgaagagagataaagaaaaatgggTGTTTGGGGAAGTGGCTCAACATATAAGAACATGGGACTTCCATACTGGAATTTTGTCTCATGTGAATCACTATTATGTAATAAATACAAtaacttgaaagaaagaaagaccactgggatggggaaatagtataatggttatgctaaagattttcatgcctgagtctcttgagatcctaggttcaattcccagaactgaGCAAAgatctaagaaaaagaaaaataacagtaataacacaGCACAAAGCCCCTCAAGTAAGATGTTGTGGAGATAATTATGAGACTTTAATAAAAGATTAGAAGCCTAAATAAATAGAGAGCTATTCAATATTCATGAGTTGGAAGATTCAACTTTGTAATCTATCTATAAATTCAGTACAAATTCAACAAAGATTTaaacaagttttattttattcagaaCTTGTCAGTATGGAAGAACAAATGACAGAGTCAAGCCAAGATACTCTCAAAGAAgacaaatattgtgatgatattGGATGTGGAAGTGGTATTTGTCTTGAAatagagattatttatttatttatttatttatttatttatttatttatttatagaagagtggagagaaagaatcagagcagcactctggcacatgaaatgccagggatcaaactcagtaccaCATGCTTGAAAGGTGAACACAGAGCCAGGTgttggtccacctggttaagcacatatgttacaatgcccaagcacccaggttctatcccccggAAAGCTTTGGagtagtgaagctgtgttgcagctGCCTTttaccctctctgtcaccccctttcctcttgatttctggctttctgtccagtaaataataaaaaaagattaataaagatcaatacatttaaaaaaaaaaaaggccaacactTTATCTATTACACCATCTTCTGGGTCAACAAGGTCATTTTTGAAAGCTGTAAAATTTAGGGGTAGGCTGCCACAGGGGAAACAAACTGACTGCTGAGTCAGAAGAAAATCATCAACAACAGCCTTCTCCACTCCCTGTGTTACAGGTCAGTGTGGAAAAGAACTTTTCAGAAAATGGTgtcaggacattttttttttaaagtatgtataCTGAACTTCTCTTTCACAgttttcacaaaagaaaaaaaacaaacagaaaaaactaAAGACAATATGACTAGAGAGAAATGTGAAAAACAAAACTATAAACCTTTTACAAAGGCAAGAAAGAGGGACTGGGATAgtttaatggttatacaaagaaactcttacgcctgagactccaaaagttccaggttcagtccccagtaccatgttaagccagaactgagcagtggtctggttaaaaaacaaaaaaacaaaaacaaacaaaaaaaggacaatAAAGAGTGCCTTTAAAACTCTGGATaggaacccccctcccccctccacacacatacaAAGAAAACCTGTAACTAGGTTTATAAATTTCAAATTCCATGTTTACACCCAATTAGACAATTCCCTAACATTTTACAACTTCCAAACTCCCATTTCTCAAGTCAACAAAGTCTATTCTTGCTGATTTGTACAGGAAAAGTTTTCAGAAGGGGGAGATGTTTCACAATGAATGTAAGAGCTTTTCACAGATCAACTCTGACCTGGAGGAAACAAACTGAACATTGTAGCATTCTCAGTGGGGTGATTCACAAACTAGGAATAGGAGTCTTAGTTCCACAacaccatcttttttttgttattactagAAATCTTGAGTATTGTTACTAGACACAGCTACTCAGGGGGGAGCCCTGGCCACATCATGATTCCTTGTTTCAGAAGTCatcagaaaaaaagatagaaagtttGCTTCCCACACTGTAAGGTTTCTCAGTCAATGTAGCTGTGAATGTTAGAGAATTAGATTCTAACATTCTATAATCCAACACTGTGAATACTAGAGAATCTCTCCTAGATATCAagaataatctaaaaaaaaaaaaaaagaagataaaaaatccTATCTTACCCCATTTCTATCACTCTCTTAGTGCCATTTGCCCACAAAAGATAGCCAAATGTTATTTTGTGTGCTAGAGTTatatcttaaggaaaaaaaaaaaatcaagactctAAAGCCTTTGAACAGTAGAGTCCCTAGAAATACTGAGTTTCCCTAAAATCACTCTTTACTTGGCATCTTCAGTGCCTTCTGTCTTCTGTGATTGGGCTGTGGAGATATCTGGGCTTTTTGCGGGAGTGTTGACATCTTTTCCACCATCGgttttccccttcttccctttgggaagcttctctcctttctttgtagGGTTCTTTTTTGGTTCTGGTTTTGGAGGCGCAGGCTTAGCAGACAACCGTGCTGACCTCCTCTGTGGCTCATGCTTCACCTTTACTTTGTCACCTTTAGCAtctccttttgcttttcttttgggCATGGTGGCAACAGTGCTTGGCAGGTGGCTTTGCCAATTCAGGAAGtacttctctcttcctcacaTTTCACCTAGAAAGTAGTTCTTTAACAAGACATAAAATATGTAAGTCATAAAGGGAAAAGACTGGCACATTTCAGTACATCAAGGTTGAACTTTGGAGGATAGAAGATTGCTCATTCAGTAAAGCATacactttactatgcacaagCATACTTACTTGTCCAGAAGAAGTAATTCAACTAGTTAGAGCATAAGGTTAGTGTACTTGAAGTCCCACGACTGAGGTTTAATGACTGGTGCCACtgtaaactagaactgagcagccCCTGGTATTTATCTTTTGTAGGGCCTTGCTTATGAATTCTCAATGGAATACTTTTTAGCAGCAAAAATGAAACAGACTACAGTTATATATGCAAACCATGAATCTTGGGAACATTTACGTACACAAAAACTAGCTGTAAAATATGTATAATACAGATCCCCACTATAAGTATAAAGCTTAAATGACATTTTAGACAATGAAGCAtgtaagaaactttaaaaaagcaCAGGATCAATATAAAAATCAGGACACTAGTCATCTCAGAAGCaattgagaaaagaaagatggTTGTAGAGGGCAGGGAGTACTGAGAGATAAAGGGGAGCGTGGCAGAGGAAGTAAATGGCTGTTACATcattattttctaaaatttaCAGAAAGAAACTTTatgtgttttacttatttatttttaccagagcactgttcagcattggcttatggtggggcaggggcttgacctgtaactttagagcctcaagcatgagagtctgtttgcataaccattatactatctatttaCCCTCTACTCtatgtggtttattttttaatatattttatttattagtgacagggataagaagagaaagaaccagacatggctCCGGTACATCtgctgctggggatcagactcaggacctgatgcttgagagtccaacactttatccattgcaccacctcccagaccaccatgttATCTTAAGTATTGGTAAAAAAAAGTTCTTGGAGAAATGTGGAAATATACTCTTCTAACAAAAATCTTGTCAAGCATTTCTTAGTAAAGTGACAGTGGAAAAAAATtagtgaaaataatttttaaaaaggcagatgCAGAGATTCCGGACCACACAGAATAGAAAGtgatttgttttgtattttttaaagatgtatttattcattaataagagagaggaggaagagggagagggagggagagagggagagagagagtatcactctgacacatgagatgccaggaatGGAACTTAGGatctgagagtctagtgctttatctatCCATAGTAACATCTCCCAGGCCAAGATggtgatttattttaaatttgggtAGCTACTGGAGATCAACAGGTGACTCACCTGGGACTGagggtagagcacatatgttattgtGTGCAAGTAGTGGAGTGCCTGCAGGGCTTACACTTCACAGGGAGTAGAGctgtagtgctgtgatgtctctccactctctcctttttctgttgttttatatctacaggaaaaaaataaataataaataaataaagttcctcCATAAGCAGAGTCATGtatgtactgagccccagaactGAAAATGAAATGGATGAGTAGAACTAGAAAAGGAAATGCCTATAAAAGCAGACTGTTTTTAAAACAGAAGTCACTCACTAGGTTAAGGattgcttcacacacacacacacacacacacacacacacacacacacacacacacagccattaCACCATCACATTTATTTTAGTCATCACTCAGCCATCCGAATATATGTGGAGAAATGGAATCTGAGAAATAAGACTTGGCTAATTCTTAGAAATAGTAGCAGTAATAATAAATCTGAGAAAGAAATGCTGAGGATGCACCTGAGGCTGCTAGGGGGAATAACAAGTCTTTCCCACAAAAGAGTTCCTTTGAAAGAATTAGTATGAAGCAGACCTTGTGCCAGACAGAAGTCAAAGTCAAAACACTATAACCTAAATCTTGGTTTAAAACAGTGGCATTTCTCAAGCTTAAGGGTTGGATTGGATCGTTTTGCAACTCTGAGAATTATTACtatcaatttttattattatctttttttttttaacgtaaaGAGGACTTGGCCTAAAAAAAAGACTCAACTCTTCAGTGTGCCTTTACTGGCGGTTCCCCTATAAATTCGGGAGGCAGGCAAGAAGAGAAAGCCCAGGGCGGGTACATCCAACCCAACCACGACCATTTCTTCCAGGCCACTGGCAGCTGGTCGAATCTTTTCAAGCCCTCTCCTCgcctattttatcttatttttttcctaccCTAGACAATCCCCTAGCCCCCAAGATTGGAGGTAGTGGTGATAACTCTCACCCCAGTGAAACCTGCCATCTGTGACCCTCAGCTCTGACTCGCCTTTCCCGGAGACTCCCATTCTGAGCCCAGGAAAAACACTGACTGCAGTTATTCTGGAAATTGGGGGTGGGAACGAAGCACAGCCGGGCCGATGGCAGGCGGCTGGAGAGCGGCGAAGGCCTGGGCCTCACTCACCGCGTCCCGCAGCTGTCCTCCTGCGTGGTGACTGCAGAGCCCGCAGGGCGGGTGCAGACGACCGCAAAGTGAGCGGACCTTGAGGGAGCTGGAAGGCCCCGCGCCAGGGTGGATGCGCTTCCGGGGCTGGGCGCTCCCAACCGGGAGACTTGTTTCTGTCTCTGACGCCAGGAATAGAGAATTTGGATTCATTTTAAACAGAGCTATCACCTACCTGTAACAAGATAAAAGGTGGGAAGTATTTGaagaggaccaaaaaaaaaaaaaaaaaaaaaaaaaagctttaaatttTGTTCTAAAAGGAATTGGAAAAACGTGTTTCCGCCCGGTTTCGAACCGGGGACCTTTCGCGTGTGAGGCGaacgtgataaccactacactacggaAACTACATGAACACTTCCCTTCTCAAACAATACTTCTTGCTTCTGAAGGCGCCCCTATCCCTGTAAACGGGTATATTTTATGTCGCTCTCTCAAAACAGAAAAGCCTATACGTGCAGACTAAACCCCCAtatctcacagaagtgaagtcaAAACTTTTACTGTTTATTCAAGAAAACACAGAATAGAGCAAAAGACTTAGGATCAGCCTTTCTCAGGTTATTGAATACTTCAATGTCTTCCTCAAATTATTTGAGCAGCGTACTTTCCTTTGGTCACGCTTAAGTTATAAGGACGGAACCGACAGCGCGGGATAATGACGACTCCACTAAAGAGACGCCTTCTTAACTCTTGAGATTTTTACATGACCTTTATCGTGCAGATAATTCTCCTAATCAAGGAACAAAACAAACCCACATATGTCGAGCCAGCCAGGAGTCGAACCTGGAATCTTCTGATCCGTAGTCAGACGcgttatccattgcgccactggCCCCACGCATGCAGCCCCTTAGCGGAGGATATATATTGATGAAATCCGACGGCGGCACCATTCCTGTGGGTGATATGTGTGATTAGGAGATAAGTTTTTTTTCTGGCTAACCCAGTATGGCACCATTTGACACCGTACCGTTCATTTCTGCACGCTCCCGGATGTCTGtattcttctctttgtctctatcaatagAAAAACTGGCAGTGATAGGCAAGTCGGGCATCTATCCTCTCCGCCTCAAAATCACCTCTGTATTCATTTATTCGTTTAACCAATATTACTCTGCGAGGCATTGACTGAAAAAGCGAAGAAAATGGATGTGGTTCCTGCCCTCGAGAAGATAACATGACCATCGTAGAGATTATAATGAtcacaagataaataaaataatggtgaTAAGCATTTGGAGGAAAGCAAACCTAAAGGAAGAAGGCTAGGAAAGCCGAACAAGGAAGGCAgtggagagagaaatgtagatcTTAGTGGGGAGAGAGCTATAAGGAACAAGGAAAACTCCAGAGCAAAGACCTGCAAGTAGGGAAGGGCATAGTTTATGACGAAGAAGCCAGTGCTTACTGATCGCAAACAAAAGGCCTGCCGGACATGACCCTGCACCTCACAGGTCTTTGTAAGAACTCTTGCAGTTAGTTACTTTGTACGAAACTGCAAGATGTTGTAGGGTGGCATTAtctgacttcttttcttttcgcTTCTTGGGtcgtaaaaattttaaatggaacCTACATGGaaatcaggctcaaacctggattgcgtGCATAGACAAagtaggcaccttcccaggtgagctacatTGCAGACCTCAAAAATGgtacttttccattcttttttaaaagattatttactagtgagagaaCATACAAAAAAGTCTAGTGTCACATAtcagtttttcatttttaaagattattcataaatgatatttttaaacaaTTGCAATTACTGATATTAAATTTCAAATATTAACACTGTGCTTAGCAGCCTCACTATGAGCTGTTCCTACCTTGAGGAATTCATTGAAGAATTTCACACCTTTAAAAGGAACATGGTACTATACACAAGTAACATACAATAGCTGTACTATACACAAGTAACCCCCCAATAAACTGatttgacagaaagaaaaatgaaaaaggggcACAGTCAGCTTCCACATAAGATCACTTGTTTGCCTTCTTGGGAAGCCAGGGTAGCCTATATATGTGTTGCATGCCTGATAATCATTGTGTTGAGGGTTATTACTATGctataaaaagcaaaacaaacaaacaaaaaaaccaactctGTAATATTGTTCTCCAGTGTTATAACTCTAAAGTAAccaaagaagaagaactgaagcaGACCTGAGGACACAGAATTACCTTTATTTTAGGTTAATGCATTACAGGTCCGTTCCCACCGTACCTGCACACCCTGTACTGCAGCACCCAGCTTTTAACTGTTTCAAGCTGGGATTACAGTCCATCAGGGTgttgacaataaaggtgagaacAAGTTGGCTGTGATCAGAGCCCACCACTAGGGATACTGGACCGTGGGAGAGTCCACCAACAGCTGcagtttctctcattctcttgccTATGGATTTCTCATttcatttcctcctcttcttGTACCTAGGAAATGTTTCTTGATGGCTTATCCCAGTTTGCATTCTCTCTGCACCAGTTGTAAATTAACTGTTTCTAGGCACCTAGTTATAAACTAACATGTTGACAGGCTCACTTGAGCAGAGAAACCAcacccacaacaccataaacctctAAGCcttgctttcatttctttcttaagccacacccacactgttactactctcttcttctccttccttcttctccttctccttctccttcttcttttgcctccagggttattgctggggctcagtgcctgcactatgaatccatttctcttggaggccatttttccccatttttgttatccttgttgttgcccttgtcattattattgttattgttgccattgttggataggacagagagaaaccaagagaggaggagaagatagaaagggggagagaaagacacctgcttcacctccgatgaatcgactcccttgtaggtggggaccaggggcctggaactgggatccttaagctggcccttgtgttttgtggccatgtgagcttaacctgctgcgcccggCCCCCTACTACTATCTTTTTacgcaaattttctttttttccttccttccttccctccttccttccttccattttatttttgagagagatgcagagagagagagacagagaaacaccagagcactgatcagctctgccttattgtcatgcagggaactgaacttgggatttaggagtctcagcataaccattatgctatctctcccgccCCGAAGTTTCTTTTCTAATAGTATGGGAGGTCCCTGTGTTTGGGGAGCAAGTACTCTAGCATGTCACAGTACTGTGTTCCCCAGGTTCTGCCTGTTCATTCCCTGACTCCAATATTTCCCCATCTAAGAGTATaaaccagaattcttttgggcTGCTGGAGGGAATTTTGATCTTCTGTAACTATTACCTGCTGAGACAGGGACATAacctggtctatccatactcccagacagaccTGTTCTGTCCCTAATCTTTGGCTAGTAGAGCAGAGCTCCAGAGAGATGAGGTTTCTGGACACTTCCCTGTACAGTCATCtctccagggaggtcaggatgggattGTGGTGGCGTCTgggacttgatggctgaaagacgGTAAAGCatacaaataataaatgaaaggcTAAAGAATAGGATTAGAACCCACGAGAGTTAAGAAACTCAGGatgtgaaatataactaaaatatgcctactagctatctacgaaatggaggaccccaccccaacactgcatttgcactatcccagcctttaggtccatgattgttcaacaatttgtttggctttgtatattaattcccttttcagtcaccaggttccaaatgctagcaggatgtggccagacttccctggacagacaaccccaccaatgtgccttggagctctgcttccccagagcccttccccactagggaaagagagagacagcctgggaatatggatcaacctgtcaaagccaaGGATCCGGAttggagctcctggcttcccacctgcaggggagtcccttcacaggcagtgaagtaggtctgcaggtgtctttctccctctctgtcttcccctccactctccatttctctctgtcctatccaacaatgacgacatcaatgacaacaacagtaataattataacaacaatgaaaaacaacaagggcaacaaaagggaaaataaataaatatttaaagaaaagaaaaagaaaataagtcaatTATAAGGAttaaactttcaagcatgaggttctgagtttgattcctgtgCTAGAGTAATactctaattctttctctcttataaataaatatgggggaaAAGAAATCAACTATATTGAAAGTTattatcaaaatattaaaaatgcatgacagggcggagctacgagcagcagatcgctttctctcctctcctctcctctcctctcccggatcaactaggaataccaaaggagaccacccagaccgaaacaagacagtactagaatgaccacaaaaacccagtaaatcacccatgagtacaaacacgcatggctggtgacagagaggagagaggggcctaaggagagattaagtgactgctaacagttcaacagtttatcagtggagacaccacctccagtctgctccacaacaaggggacagctgaagggagcaaaggactccccagagactcaccaagtgcaactctgagtctccattgctactaccctcagaatctggagcagcaaca encodes the following:
- the HMGN4 gene encoding high mobility group nucleosome-binding domain-containing protein 4 isoform X2; amino-acid sequence: MPKRKAKGDAKGDKVKVKHEPQRRSARLSAKPAPPKPEPKKNPTKKGEKLPKGKKGKTDGGKDVNTPAKSPDISTAQSQKTEGTEDAK
- the HMGN4 gene encoding high mobility group nucleosome-binding domain-containing protein 4 isoform X1, which codes for MPDLPITASFSIDRDKEKNTDIRERAEMNGMVPPSDFINIYPPLRGCMRGASGAMDNASDYGSEDSRDRNKSPGWERPAPEAHPPWRGAFQLPQGPLTLRSSAPALRALQSPRRRTAAGRDIKQQKKERVERHHSTTALLPVKCKPCRHSTTCTQ